The genome window AGCTGATTCTGCGAGAAGGGAAGAGAACTTGGGACAAAAGGTTCACCCCATCGGGTTTCGTATCGGTGTTATCCGCGAGCCGGATAGCAAGTGGTACCTGCCAAAGCGCGGCTTTGCCGAAGCGGTTCATGAGGACTACCTCATACGCCGCTATGTAAAGGAGCAGTTGCCGAACGCGGCGGTATCGCGTGTGGAGATCGAACGAGCGGGCAATCGCATTAAGATAACGCTGCACACGGCCAAGCCAGGCGTGATCATCGGCAAGAGCGGCAAAGGGGCGGAAGAGCTCCGTGCAGCGCTTGAAAAGCTTATTAAGAAGCCTTTGCTGCCGATCAGCGTGCAGGAGATACCTCACGCCGATCTCGACGCACAGTTGGTTGCCGAATCGATCGCCATGCAGATATCCAAACGCATCGCCTATAAGCGCGCGATGCGTCAGGCCGTGTTGCGCGCGATGAAGTTGGGAGCGAAGGGCATCCGTGTGATGTGCTCGGGGCGGTTGGCCGGTGCCGAAATGGCCCGACGTGAGCAAGACCGGCAGGGAAAGATCCCGCTCCAAACGCTGCGCGCCGATATAGACTACGGTTTTGCGGAAGCGCCTACAACCTACGGGAACATCGGCGTAAAGGTTTGGATATATAAAGGCGATGTTCTGCCTGGCCAACCGCGACAGTCGGAGCTTCCGCCCACGCGCCAAGCCCGTTATGAGGCACGTGCCGATCGGACGGCCGCTCGTGGTGGGCGTTCTCGGCGCTCTGGGCGGCGTGGCTCCCGCCCGCGACCGGCAGCTTCTAACGGCTCATAAAACGATCCAAGGCATTAGAGCCTTACGGCGGCGCAGGCTTCCGCTGAGGGAGCGCTGCGCCGCCTTATGGAGGAGAAATAGACGATGTTGATGCCAAAACGCACAAAGTACCGCAAGCAACAGCG of Chthonomonas calidirosea T49 contains these proteins:
- the rpsC gene encoding 30S ribosomal protein S3, coding for MGQKVHPIGFRIGVIREPDSKWYLPKRGFAEAVHEDYLIRRYVKEQLPNAAVSRVEIERAGNRIKITLHTAKPGVIIGKSGKGAEELRAALEKLIKKPLLPISVQEIPHADLDAQLVAESIAMQISKRIAYKRAMRQAVLRAMKLGAKGIRVMCSGRLAGAEMARREQDRQGKIPLQTLRADIDYGFAEAPTTYGNIGVKVWIYKGDVLPGQPRQSELPPTRQARYEARADRTAARGGRSRRSGRRGSRPRPAASNGS